The following proteins come from a genomic window of Gordonia westfalica:
- a CDS encoding ABC transporter ATP-binding protein — protein MSSENIAAPAIGSTPTPSPGWIRKLLGEAWRYRRIVVVTMIVTMLAVAVDIVMPLLAKGAIDRATGVIDDDLALSTIITGLVVLAFVRYACHFGRRVFAGRLAINVQNNLRRRLLDTLLHLDGRRQHQIRTGQIVSRSISDIQVVQGLLAMTPLSMGAAVQMVVALGVMAYLSPLLTVVALVIAPLIALEVFRTRRRLFAATWSAQQAAADVAQHVEETVTGVRVVKGFGQEDRAVDGLVARCRTVFARRLRAARINARFGPTLGAIPQLGMVGVIVVGGYLTMTDEITAGTFLAFTTYVTAMTGIARLLTNLIVNAQLARAAVERVYDVIDHPRDPGETATGTLPDGPLGVELDDVSFAHHTHDADDPPAVLSGIDLRIEPGECVAIVGPPGSGKSTIADLVSRFERPDAGTISLIGADGPHPLDSLAPGVLHGAVAVVFDEPFLFSDTITANIAMGPAAADADATARVRAAAAAADAAEFIEALPDGYDTVVGERGLTLSGGQRQRIALARALFADPRILVLDDATSAVDASTEARILGRLRDQNRTMLVLAHRRSTLVLADQVAVLDDGRITAIGTPAELETGSTRFRELMTNAGADPDGDTSTPARRAVADEEIERLWPTTDLRDEHTYTRTGVTAGAGPRGGPRGPGVASALGSMPATPELQARVDALPPAVEDPEVDVAVARRENPDFTLRGLLRPVRWLLAAALAAIAVDTLVGLAFPSIARAVIDAAGDHDQSTLWWAAVGGAVLVGVGWLAASFLTMTSTRAGERVLFGLRIRSYAHIQRLGLDYYERELSGRIMTRMTTDIDALSTFLQTGLTSAIVALLTLVGVSIALLVTGPLLALLVLPVFPLLVVATIVFRRVASAAYTRSRELISSVNADFQENIAGIKTTQTYLRTADAQERFAQRSAAWVAARMVSQRAIASYFPLIMLMSDIATAIALGVGAGQVADGSLSAGTLVAFVLYLTMLFGPVQQLSQVFDGYQQAAVGLRRIGDLLRTPSSLRVNPDAAAPPVTGFDGEVEFDRVGFRYQGAESDALRDVDLHIPAGTSLALVGRTGAGKSTIVKLLARFYDPTSGRVLVDGTDIGDFVLSGYRRRLGLVPQEPHLFTGTVADNIAYGRPDADRASIVDAAAAVGALPMIAALPGRMNHPIGERGQGLSSGQRQLIALARAELVDPDLLLLDEATATLDQATEAQVLAAGRAMTRRRTSVIVAHRLATAARADTIAVVDGGRIVELGTHDELLALDTLYRGFWEAGVDPDEAAVSEPDVTVTAARNNVADTGPHAGSRQGAQRGASTSTKQTIRTRSPETTT, from the coding sequence GTGAGTTCGGAGAACATCGCCGCTCCCGCCATCGGGAGCACCCCGACCCCGTCACCGGGCTGGATCCGGAAGCTGCTCGGCGAGGCGTGGCGTTACCGTCGCATCGTCGTCGTGACGATGATCGTCACGATGCTCGCGGTGGCCGTCGACATCGTGATGCCCCTGCTGGCCAAGGGCGCGATCGACCGGGCCACCGGGGTGATCGACGACGATCTCGCGTTGTCGACCATCATCACGGGGCTGGTCGTCCTGGCCTTCGTGCGCTACGCCTGCCACTTCGGACGGCGGGTTTTCGCGGGCAGACTCGCGATCAATGTGCAGAACAACCTGCGCCGGCGTCTGCTCGACACCCTCCTCCATCTCGACGGCCGGCGTCAGCACCAGATCCGGACGGGGCAGATCGTGTCCCGGTCCATCTCCGACATCCAGGTGGTCCAGGGACTGCTCGCGATGACGCCGCTCTCGATGGGCGCCGCGGTGCAGATGGTCGTGGCGCTCGGGGTGATGGCCTATCTGTCGCCGCTGCTCACCGTCGTCGCGCTGGTGATCGCGCCCCTGATCGCCCTCGAGGTCTTCCGCACCCGGCGGAGGTTGTTCGCCGCCACGTGGTCTGCCCAGCAGGCCGCGGCCGACGTCGCCCAGCACGTGGAGGAGACCGTCACCGGCGTTCGCGTCGTCAAGGGCTTCGGCCAGGAGGACCGCGCCGTCGACGGACTGGTGGCGAGGTGCCGCACGGTGTTCGCGCGGCGTCTGCGCGCGGCGCGGATCAACGCCCGGTTCGGCCCCACGCTGGGCGCCATCCCCCAGCTGGGCATGGTCGGGGTGATCGTCGTCGGCGGCTATCTGACGATGACCGACGAGATCACCGCAGGCACCTTCCTCGCGTTCACCACCTATGTCACCGCGATGACGGGTATCGCCCGCCTACTCACCAACCTCATCGTCAACGCCCAGCTCGCGCGCGCCGCGGTGGAACGCGTCTACGACGTCATCGATCACCCCCGCGACCCCGGCGAGACCGCCACCGGCACGCTGCCCGACGGGCCGCTCGGCGTCGAACTCGACGATGTCTCCTTCGCCCATCACACCCATGACGCGGACGACCCTCCCGCCGTGCTCAGCGGCATCGACCTGCGGATCGAACCGGGTGAGTGCGTGGCGATCGTCGGCCCACCGGGCTCCGGGAAGTCCACCATCGCCGACCTCGTGAGCCGCTTCGAGCGGCCGGATGCGGGCACCATCTCCCTCATCGGCGCCGACGGCCCGCACCCGCTGGACTCGCTGGCGCCGGGAGTCCTGCACGGCGCCGTGGCCGTCGTGTTCGACGAGCCCTTCCTGTTCTCCGACACGATCACCGCGAACATCGCGATGGGGCCGGCCGCCGCGGACGCGGACGCCACCGCCCGCGTGAGGGCCGCCGCCGCCGCGGCCGATGCCGCGGAGTTCATCGAGGCACTTCCCGACGGCTACGACACCGTCGTCGGCGAACGCGGACTGACCCTCTCGGGCGGTCAGCGCCAACGGATCGCCCTCGCGCGTGCGCTCTTCGCCGATCCGCGCATCCTGGTGCTGGACGACGCGACGTCGGCGGTCGACGCGTCCACCGAGGCCCGCATCCTCGGTCGGTTGCGCGATCAGAACCGCACCATGCTGGTTCTGGCCCATCGTCGGTCGACGCTCGTGCTCGCCGATCAGGTGGCCGTGCTCGACGACGGCCGGATCACCGCCATCGGGACACCGGCCGAACTCGAGACCGGCTCCACGAGGTTCCGCGAACTGATGACGAACGCCGGTGCGGACCCGGACGGCGACACATCGACGCCGGCCCGACGGGCCGTCGCCGACGAGGAGATCGAGCGCCTCTGGCCCACAACGGATCTCCGCGACGAACACACGTATACCCGGACCGGCGTGACGGCCGGCGCCGGGCCGCGGGGCGGACCGCGGGGCCCGGGCGTGGCCAGCGCGCTGGGGTCGATGCCGGCCACACCCGAACTCCAGGCGAGGGTCGACGCGCTGCCGCCGGCCGTCGAGGACCCGGAGGTCGACGTCGCCGTCGCCCGCCGCGAGAACCCGGATTTCACCCTCCGCGGACTACTGCGACCGGTTCGATGGCTGCTGGCCGCCGCACTGGCGGCGATCGCCGTCGACACCCTCGTGGGCCTGGCCTTCCCCAGCATCGCCCGCGCGGTGATCGACGCGGCCGGCGACCACGACCAGAGCACCCTGTGGTGGGCGGCGGTCGGCGGTGCGGTGCTCGTCGGGGTCGGGTGGCTCGCCGCGTCGTTCCTGACGATGACCTCCACGCGCGCCGGTGAGCGCGTGCTGTTCGGACTGCGTATCCGCAGCTACGCCCACATCCAGCGCCTGGGTCTGGACTACTACGAACGAGAGCTGTCCGGTCGCATCATGACGCGGATGACCACCGACATCGACGCGTTGTCGACGTTCCTGCAGACGGGGCTCACCTCGGCGATCGTCGCGCTCCTGACCCTGGTCGGCGTCTCGATCGCACTATTGGTGACCGGACCCCTTCTCGCGCTCCTCGTTCTCCCGGTGTTCCCGCTCCTCGTCGTCGCCACGATCGTCTTCCGCCGGGTCGCGAGCGCCGCCTACACGCGGTCCCGCGAGCTGATCAGCTCGGTGAACGCCGACTTCCAGGAGAACATCGCCGGGATCAAGACCACCCAGACCTACCTCCGCACCGCCGACGCCCAGGAGCGCTTCGCGCAGCGTTCGGCGGCCTGGGTGGCGGCGCGGATGGTCTCCCAGCGCGCTATCGCCTCGTACTTCCCGCTGATCATGCTGATGTCGGACATCGCGACCGCGATCGCCCTCGGCGTGGGCGCCGGCCAGGTCGCGGACGGGTCGCTGTCGGCGGGCACGCTGGTGGCCTTCGTCCTCTATCTCACGATGCTGTTCGGTCCCGTCCAGCAGCTCTCGCAGGTCTTCGACGGGTACCAGCAGGCGGCGGTCGGCCTGCGCCGGATCGGTGATCTGCTACGGACCCCGAGTTCGCTGCGGGTCAACCCGGACGCCGCGGCACCGCCGGTCACCGGCTTCGACGGCGAGGTCGAGTTCGACCGGGTCGGTTTCCGCTATCAGGGCGCGGAATCCGACGCGCTGCGCGATGTCGACCTCCACATCCCGGCCGGGACCTCACTCGCGCTCGTCGGCCGGACCGGCGCGGGCAAGTCGACGATCGTCAAACTGCTCGCCCGCTTCTACGACCCGACTTCCGGACGCGTCCTCGTCGACGGCACCGACATCGGCGACTTCGTCCTCTCCGGATACCGCCGTCGGCTGGGCCTGGTCCCGCAGGAGCCGCACCTGTTCACCGGGACCGTCGCGGACAACATCGCCTACGGGCGGCCGGACGCCGACCGCGCCTCGATCGTCGACGCCGCGGCCGCGGTGGGTGCACTACCGATGATCGCGGCCCTGCCGGGGCGCATGAATCACCCCATCGGCGAACGCGGTCAGGGTCTCAGCTCCGGCCAGCGCCAGCTGATCGCACTCGCCCGCGCCGAACTGGTCGATCCCGATCTCCTCCTGCTCGACGAGGCGACCGCCACGCTCGACCAGGCGACCGAGGCGCAGGTCCTCGCGGCCGGACGTGCGATGACGCGGCGCCGGACCTCGGTCATCGTCGCCCACCGGCTGGCCACCGCGGCCCGCGCCGACACCATCGCCGTCGTCGACGGCGGCCGGATCGTCGAACTCGGAACACACGACGAACTCCTGGCGTTGGACACTCTGTATCGCGGCTTCTGGGAAGCCGGTGTCGACCCCGACGAGGCCGCGGTATCGGAGCCCGATGTGACGGTGACCGCCGCGAGGAACAACGTGGCGGACACCGGCCCGCATGCGGGCTCGAGGCAGGGCGCGCAACGGGGCGCGTCGACATCCACGAAACAGACCATCCGAACCCGATCGCCCGAGACGACGACCTGA
- a CDS encoding multifunctional oxoglutarate decarboxylase/oxoglutarate dehydrogenase thiamine pyrophosphate-binding subunit/dihydrolipoyllysine-residue succinyltransferase subunit: MYQQFKEDPSSVDPSWHELLKNYQPGENGAASSTTSPSTASQSANGSASGTGRGSAPAASTAETAPRKQVTLDQEPTRNASPRKPSPAKEATATKAASGHSVASRDGSARSQPKPAAKAGTAKPASSDAKDTADANKVLRGPAAAIAKNMALSLQIPTATSVRAVPAKAMIDNRIVVNNHLARTRGGKISFTHILGYAIVQAIKAFPNMNRHYAEIDGKPNVVTPAHTNLGLAIDLVGKDGNRTLVVAAIKECETMGFAEFYNAYQDIVRRARDGKLGADDFSGVTISLTNPGTIGTVHSVPRLMTGQGAIIGAGAMEYPAEFQGASDEQIAELGVGKLMTLTSTYDHRIIQGAESGDFLRTVHQLLIDDSFYDEIFTAFHVPYEPVRWRRDIPAGLVDKSTRVLELIAAYRSRGHLMADIDPLMMNSDARSSHPDLDIATYGLTLWDLDRTFKVGGFHGQEKMKLRDVLAILRDAYCRHVGVEYTHILEPEQQKWLQERVEVKHVKPPVGEQKYILSKLNAAEAFETFLQTKYVGQKRFSLEGAESVIPMMDAVIDQSAEHSLTEVVIGMPHRGRLNVLANIVGKPYSKIFSEFEGNLNPSQAHGSGDVKYHLGAEGKYYQMFGDNEINVSLTANPSHLEAVDPVLEGLVRAKQDLLDEDDRFPILPLMLHGDAAFAGQGVVAETLNMAMLPGYRTGGTVHIVVNNQVGFTTAPEHSRSTEYCTDVAKMIGAPIFHVNGDDPEACVWVAKLAVDYRQTYNKDVVIDLVCFRRRGHNEGDDPSMTQPAMYEVIDTKRGVRKSYTEALIGRGDISTKEAEDALRDYQGQLERVFNEVKELEKYHAEPSPSVESDQTLPTKLVTAVDKEILQTIGDAFVNVPEGFNPHPRVKPVLERRAEAARNGNIDWAFAELLAFGSLVMEGRTVRLSGQDSRRGTFTQRHSVLIDRENGSEYTPLNHLQPADEENNGGRFMVYDSPLSEFGVVGFEYGYSVGNPDALVLWEAQFGDFVNGAQSIIDEFISSGEAKWGQLSDVVLLLPHGHEGQGPDHTSGRIERFLQLCAEGSMTVALPSTPASYFHLLRRHVLDGISRPLIVFTPKSMLRNKAAVSPVSDFTDDKFRSVIDDPKFAKGDADRSKVKRVLLVSGKLYYELAARRDKEDRDDIAIVRIEQLYPVPHRRLRNTLEQYGNASEFRWVQEEPANQGPWPFLGLWLPEVLPDVLGGLRRVSRRPMSAPSSGSSKVHAVEQQEILDEAFGE; the protein is encoded by the coding sequence ATGTACCAGCAATTCAAAGAGGACCCGAGCTCGGTGGACCCGAGTTGGCATGAGCTACTGAAGAATTACCAGCCCGGCGAGAACGGTGCGGCCTCGTCCACCACCTCCCCGTCCACCGCCTCTCAGTCCGCCAACGGCAGCGCCTCCGGTACCGGCCGCGGCAGCGCCCCGGCGGCATCCACCGCCGAGACGGCCCCGCGCAAGCAGGTCACCCTCGACCAGGAACCCACGCGGAACGCCTCGCCCCGCAAGCCCTCTCCCGCCAAGGAGGCCACCGCGACCAAGGCCGCCTCCGGCCACAGCGTCGCGAGCCGCGACGGTTCGGCCCGTTCCCAGCCGAAGCCCGCCGCCAAGGCCGGCACCGCGAAGCCCGCGTCCTCGGACGCCAAGGACACCGCGGACGCCAACAAGGTCCTGCGCGGCCCCGCTGCCGCCATCGCGAAGAACATGGCCCTGTCGCTGCAGATCCCGACGGCCACCAGTGTTCGCGCGGTTCCCGCCAAGGCGATGATCGACAACCGCATCGTCGTCAACAACCACCTCGCCCGTACCCGCGGCGGCAAGATCAGCTTCACCCACATCCTGGGTTACGCGATCGTCCAGGCCATCAAGGCCTTCCCGAACATGAATCGGCACTACGCCGAGATCGACGGCAAACCCAACGTCGTCACCCCCGCGCACACCAACCTCGGTCTGGCCATCGACCTGGTCGGCAAGGACGGCAACCGCACGCTCGTCGTCGCCGCGATCAAAGAGTGCGAGACGATGGGTTTCGCCGAGTTCTACAACGCCTACCAGGACATCGTCCGGCGGGCGCGTGACGGCAAGCTCGGCGCCGACGACTTCTCCGGCGTCACCATCTCGCTGACCAACCCCGGCACCATCGGCACCGTGCACTCCGTGCCGCGCCTGATGACGGGGCAGGGCGCGATCATCGGCGCCGGAGCGATGGAGTACCCGGCCGAGTTCCAGGGCGCCAGCGACGAGCAGATCGCCGAGCTCGGCGTCGGCAAGCTGATGACCCTCACGTCGACCTACGACCACCGCATCATCCAGGGTGCGGAGTCGGGCGACTTCCTGCGCACGGTCCACCAGCTGCTGATCGACGACTCGTTCTACGACGAGATCTTCACCGCGTTCCACGTGCCCTACGAGCCGGTCCGCTGGCGTCGGGACATCCCGGCCGGGCTCGTCGACAAGAGCACCCGCGTTCTCGAGCTGATCGCGGCGTACCGCAGCCGCGGCCACCTGATGGCCGACATCGATCCGCTGATGATGAACAGCGATGCGCGCAGCAGCCATCCGGATCTGGACATCGCGACCTACGGCCTGACCCTCTGGGATCTCGACCGCACCTTCAAGGTCGGTGGGTTCCACGGCCAGGAGAAGATGAAGCTGCGCGACGTGCTGGCGATCCTCCGCGACGCCTACTGCCGTCACGTCGGTGTGGAGTACACCCACATCCTCGAGCCGGAACAGCAGAAGTGGCTTCAGGAACGTGTCGAGGTCAAGCACGTCAAGCCGCCGGTCGGCGAGCAGAAGTACATCCTGAGCAAGCTGAACGCGGCGGAGGCCTTCGAGACCTTCCTGCAGACCAAGTACGTCGGCCAGAAGCGCTTCTCGCTCGAGGGTGCCGAGTCGGTCATCCCGATGATGGACGCGGTCATCGATCAGAGCGCCGAGCACAGCCTCACCGAGGTCGTCATCGGCATGCCGCACCGCGGCCGTCTGAACGTGCTCGCCAACATCGTCGGCAAGCCGTACTCGAAGATCTTCAGCGAGTTCGAGGGCAACCTGAACCCGTCGCAGGCGCACGGTTCGGGCGACGTGAAGTACCACCTCGGCGCCGAGGGCAAGTACTACCAGATGTTCGGCGACAACGAGATCAACGTGTCGCTGACCGCCAACCCGAGCCACCTCGAGGCCGTCGACCCGGTCCTCGAAGGCCTGGTGCGCGCCAAGCAGGACCTCCTCGACGAGGACGATCGCTTCCCGATCCTGCCGCTCATGCTGCACGGTGACGCCGCGTTCGCCGGTCAGGGTGTGGTCGCCGAGACGCTCAACATGGCCATGCTGCCCGGTTACCGCACCGGCGGCACCGTGCACATCGTGGTGAACAACCAGGTCGGTTTCACCACCGCCCCGGAGCACTCGCGTTCGACCGAGTACTGCACCGACGTCGCGAAGATGATCGGCGCGCCGATCTTCCACGTCAACGGTGACGATCCCGAGGCCTGCGTCTGGGTCGCCAAGCTCGCCGTCGACTACCGCCAGACGTACAACAAGGACGTCGTCATCGATCTCGTCTGCTTCCGCCGCCGCGGCCACAACGAGGGTGACGACCCGTCGATGACGCAGCCGGCGATGTACGAGGTCATCGACACCAAGCGCGGCGTCCGCAAGAGCTACACCGAGGCCCTGATCGGTCGTGGTGACATCTCGACCAAGGAGGCCGAGGACGCCCTGCGCGATTACCAGGGACAGCTCGAACGGGTTTTCAACGAGGTCAAGGAACTCGAGAAGTACCACGCCGAGCCGTCTCCGTCGGTGGAGTCCGACCAGACCCTGCCGACCAAGCTGGTCACCGCGGTCGACAAGGAGATCCTGCAGACCATCGGTGACGCGTTCGTCAACGTCCCCGAGGGCTTCAACCCGCACCCCCGCGTGAAGCCGGTGCTGGAGCGTCGCGCCGAGGCCGCCCGCAACGGCAACATCGACTGGGCGTTCGCCGAGCTACTCGCCTTCGGTTCGCTGGTGATGGAGGGACGCACCGTCCGTCTGTCCGGTCAGGATTCGCGTCGCGGCACGTTCACGCAGCGCCACTCGGTGCTCATCGACCGTGAGAACGGTTCGGAGTACACGCCACTGAACCACCTGCAGCCGGCCGACGAAGAGAACAACGGCGGCCGCTTCATGGTCTACGACTCCCCGCTCTCGGAGTTCGGCGTCGTCGGTTTCGAGTACGGCTACTCCGTCGGCAACCCGGACGCACTCGTGCTGTGGGAGGCGCAGTTCGGCGACTTCGTCAACGGTGCGCAGTCGATCATCGACGAGTTCATCTCGTCCGGTGAGGCCAAGTGGGGTCAGCTCTCCGACGTCGTGCTGCTGCTGCCGCACGGCCACGAGGGTCAGGGTCCCGACCACACCTCCGGTCGTATCGAGCGCTTCCTGCAGCTGTGCGCCGAGGGTTCGATGACGGTGGCACTGCCGTCGACCCCGGCCAGCTACTTCCACCTGCTGCGTCGCCACGTCCTCGACGGCATCAGCCGTCCGCTCATCGTCTTCACCCCGAAGTCGATGCTGCGCAACAAGGCCGCGGTCAGCCCGGTCTCGGACTTCACCGACGACAAGTTCCGGTCGGTCATCGACGACCCGAAGTTCGCCAAGGGCGACGCCGACCGCAGCAAGGTCAAGCGCGTCCTGCTGGTGAGCGGCAAGCTGTACTACGAGCTCGCCGCCCGCCGCGACAAGGAGGATCGCGACGACATCGCGATCGTCCGCATCGAGCAGCTCTACCCGGTGCCGCACCGTCGCCTGCGCAACACGCTGGAGCAGTACGGCAACGCCAGTGAGTTCCGCTGGGTCCAGGAAGAGCCGGCCAACCAGGGACCATGGCCGTTCCTCGGCCTGTGGCTGCCGGAGGTGCTGCCGGACGTCCTCGGTGGCCTGCGCCGCGTCTCGCGTCGCCCGATGTCGGCCCCGTCCTCGGGTTCGAGCAAGGTGCACGCGGTCGAGCAGCAGGAGATCCTCGACGAGGCATTCGGCGAGTAG
- a CDS encoding TetR/AcrR family transcriptional regulator, whose amino-acid sequence MTSRGTAAAPVIEDKRTASKRTRMSPEARRDQLLEFGLEMVRDRPLEEITIDAIADAAGVSRALLFHYFASKQDYHVAIAQAQADRMLACTEPDESLGDPISILTASMAAFVDFVSENRSAYTALIRGASSSDPAMRDVFDRTREVMVARVLDHAPAFGVEVTPTVVLSVHGWIAFVEETTIRWLTTPTVTREELLGLITAALPAVAASAS is encoded by the coding sequence GTGACCAGTAGAGGGACGGCAGCCGCGCCGGTGATCGAGGACAAGCGAACCGCATCCAAGCGCACCCGGATGAGTCCGGAGGCCCGTCGCGACCAGCTCCTCGAGTTCGGTCTGGAGATGGTGCGGGACCGACCCCTCGAGGAGATCACCATCGACGCCATCGCCGACGCGGCCGGGGTGTCGAGGGCTCTGCTGTTCCATTACTTCGCCTCGAAGCAGGACTATCACGTCGCGATCGCCCAGGCCCAGGCCGATCGGATGCTGGCCTGCACCGAACCGGACGAGTCCCTCGGCGACCCGATCTCCATCCTGACCGCGTCGATGGCGGCGTTCGTCGACTTCGTCAGCGAGAACCGTTCCGCGTACACGGCACTGATCCGTGGGGCGTCGAGCTCGGACCCGGCGATGCGTGACGTCTTCGATCGCACCCGGGAGGTGATGGTCGCCCGCGTTCTCGATCACGCGCCCGCTTTCGGTGTCGAGGTCACGCCGACGGTCGTGCTGAGCGTGCACGGGTGGATCGCGTTCGTCGAGGAGACGACGATCCGCTGGCTCACGACACCGACGGTGACCCGCGAGGAACTCCTGGGTCTGATCACCGCAGCCCTTCCCGCGGTCGCCGCCTCCGCGTCCTAG
- a CDS encoding flavin-containing monooxygenase, whose protein sequence is MTTNDVEIAIIGAGFSGLGAAIRMRQNGFDDFVLLDRGRDFGGTWRDNTYPGAACDVPSQLYSYSFAKNPTWSRSYSHQPEIHAYINDVAARHDIAARSRFGTEVTNAAWDEDEARWIIDTERDGTTEQVRARVLIGGVGPLCEPNLPDIEGIDSFEGKIVHSARWDNDHDFSGQRVAVIGTGASAIQLVPELAKVTSRLDVYQRTAPWIVPRTERAYSKVEHWAYKNVPGYQSAVRGGIYAANEVIAFGLTYSPTALKPVELLCRANILRGIGRDAELRRKATPTFQVGCKRILRSNDWYPALARPNVDLVTDGIERITANGVVAKDGTTREVDVIVVATGFHVTDSPVFGKIVGKDRRSLADVWAEIGMQGYKGSFVHGFPNMMLMVGPSTGLGHTSMVYMIESQLNYLVDYLKTVRAQGINRTEVKLSAQQEFNAGIQHKLRNSVWVNGGCASWYKDANGNITTLWPGFTFAFRNTTRRFDIAAYDVSRGARRPAVAAPGQDASAADQPAAVNA, encoded by the coding sequence ATGACAACGAACGATGTAGAGATCGCCATCATCGGGGCCGGCTTCTCGGGGCTTGGTGCCGCCATCCGGATGAGGCAGAACGGCTTCGACGACTTCGTCCTCCTCGATCGTGGTCGCGACTTCGGCGGCACGTGGCGCGACAACACCTATCCCGGCGCCGCCTGTGACGTGCCGTCGCAGCTGTACTCGTACTCGTTCGCGAAGAACCCCACCTGGTCGCGCTCGTACTCGCACCAGCCGGAGATCCACGCGTACATCAACGACGTCGCGGCCCGCCACGACATCGCCGCACGGTCGCGCTTCGGCACCGAGGTCACCAACGCCGCCTGGGACGAGGACGAGGCTCGCTGGATCATCGACACCGAACGCGACGGCACCACCGAACAGGTCCGCGCCCGGGTCCTGATCGGCGGCGTCGGCCCGCTCTGCGAGCCGAACCTCCCCGACATCGAGGGCATCGATTCCTTCGAGGGCAAGATCGTCCACTCGGCCCGCTGGGACAACGACCACGACTTCAGCGGACAGCGCGTCGCGGTCATCGGCACCGGCGCCTCGGCCATCCAGCTGGTCCCGGAGCTCGCCAAGGTCACCTCACGTCTCGACGTCTACCAGCGCACCGCGCCGTGGATCGTGCCCCGGACCGAGCGCGCCTACAGCAAGGTCGAGCACTGGGCCTACAAGAACGTGCCGGGTTACCAGTCGGCGGTCCGCGGCGGGATCTACGCCGCCAACGAGGTCATCGCCTTCGGCCTGACCTACTCCCCCACGGCCCTCAAGCCCGTCGAACTGCTCTGCCGCGCCAACATCCTGCGCGGCATCGGCCGCGACGCCGAGTTGCGTCGCAAGGCCACCCCGACCTTCCAGGTGGGCTGCAAGCGCATCCTGCGGTCCAACGACTGGTATCCCGCCCTGGCCCGACCCAACGTCGACCTCGTCACCGACGGGATCGAGCGCATCACCGCGAACGGCGTCGTCGCCAAGGACGGCACGACCCGCGAGGTCGACGTCATCGTCGTCGCCACCGGCTTCCACGTCACCGACTCCCCGGTCTTCGGCAAGATCGTCGGCAAGGACCGACGCAGCCTGGCCGACGTCTGGGCCGAGATCGGCATGCAGGGCTACAAGGGCTCGTTCGTGCACGGCTTCCCGAACATGATGCTGATGGTCGGACCGTCGACCGGACTCGGCCACACGTCGATGGTGTACATGATCGAGTCGCAGCTCAACTACCTCGTCGACTACCTCAAAACCGTTCGGGCGCAGGGAATCAACCGCACCGAGGTGAAGCTCTCGGCGCAGCAGGAGTTCAACGCGGGCATCCAGCACAAGCTGCGCAACAGCGTGTGGGTCAACGGCGGCTGCGCCTCCTGGTACAAGGACGCCAACGGCAACATCACCACGCTGTGGCCCGGGTTCACGTTCGCCTTCCGCAACACCACCCGACGATTCGACATCGCCGCATACGATGTCAGCCGCGGCGCACGACGCCCGGCGGTCGCAGCTCCCGGACAGGACGCGTCGGCAGCCGACCAGCCCGCAGCCGTCAACGCCTGA
- a CDS encoding SDR family NAD(P)-dependent oxidoreductase codes for MKDFRDKVVVITGAGSGMGRDIAVKLARQGARLAISDVTPDGLAETERLVKAAGAEVHSQLLNVAEREAVLTYADTVKDHFGVVNVVFNNAGIAHHGEIERTEFKDIERVMDVDYWGVVNGTKAFLPHVIASGDGHIVNTSSLFGLLAEPGQAAYNSAKFAVRGFTEALRQEMIIAKHPVEVTCVHPGGIKTAIARNATVSGDHDQKSTADFFDRYLARMTSEDAADVIIAGVRKNKARILVGADAKILDLAVRIVASKYQWVSAKATGWALSKAK; via the coding sequence ATGAAGGACTTTCGCGACAAGGTCGTGGTGATCACCGGTGCCGGTTCGGGCATGGGCCGCGACATCGCCGTCAAACTCGCCCGGCAGGGCGCCCGCCTCGCCATCTCCGACGTCACGCCCGACGGCCTGGCGGAGACCGAGCGTCTCGTGAAAGCGGCCGGCGCAGAGGTGCATTCGCAACTGCTCAACGTCGCCGAGCGGGAGGCCGTGCTGACCTACGCCGACACCGTCAAGGATCACTTCGGCGTGGTCAACGTGGTCTTCAACAACGCCGGCATCGCGCATCACGGCGAGATCGAACGCACCGAGTTCAAGGACATCGAGCGCGTCATGGACGTCGACTACTGGGGAGTCGTCAACGGCACCAAGGCGTTCCTCCCCCACGTCATCGCCTCCGGCGACGGCCACATCGTCAACACCTCGTCGCTGTTCGGCCTGCTCGCCGAACCCGGTCAGGCCGCGTACAACTCGGCGAAGTTCGCCGTCCGCGGGTTCACCGAGGCGCTGCGCCAGGAGATGATCATCGCCAAGCACCCGGTCGAGGTGACCTGTGTGCACCCGGGCGGTATCAAGACCGCGATCGCCCGCAACGCGACCGTGTCCGGCGATCACGACCAGAAGTCCACCGCGGACTTCTTCGACCGCTATCTCGCCAGGATGACCAGTGAGGACGCCGCCGACGTGATCATCGCGGGCGTACGAAAGAACAAGGCGCGCATCCTCGTCGGCGCCGACGCCAAGATCCTCGACCTCGCGGTGCGCATCGTCGCGTCGAAGTACCAGTGGGTCTCGGCGAAGGCCACCGGCTGGGCGCTGTCGAAGGCCAAGTAG